Proteins found in one Oryza glaberrima chromosome 4, OglaRS2, whole genome shotgun sequence genomic segment:
- the LOC127772130 gene encoding uncharacterized protein LOC127772130 isoform X1 codes for MDSTADVGGEDEHEIVQEDLYLDDDDEQFDVDLNEDDEMEEAEPKREQNLVKVGMEAWNQSFGATCKVRLIHILKNLHTAEIKIYSDASREFIELLDGDPEGEVLREYVQQSPRLVELAEAWRLHREKPGMAYILSLFATVLGHPGGKLRRHGLVKKSLDGVARMILEDKEKMGDMYLELNSGEFRRQNAALDLLAAIVRRGGGLASEIAKSFDFKMAVLPQLSGVRKKRGGRDGGNQKKGTDFGSTRQSFVGFAMSFLEVGNPRMLRWILQQRELYSGVLRGIGDDDTDTIVYILSTLRNNVLVDESLVPPGLRSVLFGSATLEQLSLISGNLDAGEAADIAHEVLIMVCTDPKNGLMPSSNLRGNQKRLLDLMKKLKATEVVHHKNLLLAIVSKSLSLCSAYMNEFPYSIEPRPSSSWFSAISLAADMISSVNCNGIFQNLLSTSHDLVSVDDEQVQVLLKCIVPNMCTRAVINRGLLHSDDLVKHGALRLVFESVNLLCDVIEVINDIVSNARVKSEHDNSTKVTVKIDGFPGLSCCTSADASIVHEVLHGDKMHVDRWITLREYIQDVVRGAIPDPQVLLKLLSSASQKHQNYSQSKQKKHAQLEPPRKKRRRGATDEDADIIIGGIDVELSRDEPEEQEMDLANDHTTILCEIWGLNKQDPKIKDAKVVGDVFHSKLLDVLRFYLRVMPSSFDGSFDFFKVMPPNPLDLSMDEQQSLLSLLVEYSGQSDGYWCPEKVPESMYKYLQPLIDIMLHSQVKSICDKAYILVKAALASSGAFDQNIAEIDAWLAFLPCYKAKVCEREGLGVEASNRLSHIVTPFLCDAISVVGNNLYKYQEHIRKLISKFNQFEGYSPSFSPLIVCVLQKCLRLLDSESASVKLHEKSIISLYVCNTVYLIMQSQVDVLLLPDLVGTILNERLGKFSSEEINSRICFAEWRPLMYLLHILRSISDQKSSSLFSTLEHSSEVYANSLCSVTRTIEEMSNQQPTNLPDDIATSFLYSVICAPPDDVISSFPKLLHVLKTHFPSNLPFLSSVLFLQHDYLAKVASYCPDMFFSSLRQIKGNLDVDSVNIVEDKWGKHSTCSESAVISTFLNVTPFCALLPSVLSLAFSAPDEITKAHPLLQDELVHLLQAKISESPLSELTIFLRVVLFWSHHLLSSYTVKCSDILAQLCGVCFSLIDSIFERIRVLTADTANSKSSVAFYPVECLNGIVESVVQHPIIGLSLSCSLSNFQDLADGSVEYVKEDFASFSKEKLHLADSFVLNLLSNLYGLVLLAGSFGANYSNNDDQSLESLFGPPKLLLERILLLFKEKFELCMEKRNFGLFLPNFYMFRTLAKFVSPVRLLELANWMFSTFEGFSSSSPAYAPAAFCCLYTADIAFEMLYDYLQQIDQRSGPCRLWGLEIHNCDIATIQQVYNIILHFATKLNLEFADLCLLKMLIRIHHTEISAVRNTDYIALHMMLSTMVANTPIDILHHCMFPTSKVKAKAIQLLLGANPMHMRLFGKLLTDILKKDTSVMQVVGSDSNASWTHEDSFILLLPAALSFIEHHSGGNRQCVDFLEPVPVFYREILLSDNGFPCWKSFVTRSIFEEDFSDFRHTSVEDIMNYFGDTLLGKSITMLRYYFYSKEIPRKQRLKIIASICPQSSELLDSDISFVTPVSCNGIMKLTSELFAKISLIRMLLSPPRGSLNNEIAPEKESKRVNNAKLSFISILVRTLDKIFRNFPHSDGILLSSPEEQNVVSCLEYAILKNIVELSSEIQSHLNQLKPIPFLNQLIRSSLLHRFSDPVVIKAIRCILVVLSEGKFPADEILELILGHSHFVSTITCSGVSECPSACNPTGGLLQPAPSILKSVDSAFAKENKFQDCIPERRKVEIIRLLRVLYDIKSRQHNSSLLDESRELGFLLLSVYGATLSETDLEILHLMNEIESSECKAITDVDHLWGKAAVKFREELKLEFSASDTHKMENAEISDRRRSLFRENIPIDSKLCVMTALQFCYRRSSRASIFSLEQLQQDNFGDIFKATSQSMDAVRIYDPVFILRFSIHTLLMGYIEPVEFSRLGLLAITLVSISSPDEDLRKLGYESLGTFKKSLEASQKSKETWQLQLLLTYLQNGISEQWQRIPSVIAIFAAEASLTLLDSSHTQFATISKFLMHSASVNLQSIPLFPALLRSNAVHFKSDRLWMLQLLYAGSNLADDAKIYKRGGVLELALSYGSSAVSDSETKLLTLQVLKKCVKLPVLAHHLTKDSGLLLWLSSVISSHVEGLDSVKNSYSSTVIGSALEVVNDLTSSRLIAEWLQETALEQLSRISKYLYVLVEDMKLLKGNVPLLTSVLNVIASTMRLSMKRKIYQPHFSLSLHGIHKLCRTIGSISRSIEVKLAMQLGIDVILMNGPLPVLSEMDKSMTATVVSWATSNIFWLYDEQRSVLKMPHEEPLKNECLLSKMLRWLVASIILGKISCISHEKCGDLTRDANNFGSLESFLNYTYDEKVETVGSHSADEALAIIILYLQKHLKMNRDFLPSVVAALCLLLLDRSNKQAAIRNFIGGYGQIEMRCSQIQCPAEANPAWRWHYYQPWKDPAMHRNEAEHLEEEQACQSLLVMFSNSFSAGLSGFPVLSLGDVEKSGLFQWERDSILK; via the exons ATGGACTCCACCGCCGACGTTGGAGGTGAAGACGAGCATGAAATCGTCCAAGAGGATTTATATCTCG atgacgacgacgagcagtTCGATGTTGATCTCAATGAAGACGATGAGATGGAGGAAGCGGAACCCAAACGGGAGCAAAATTTGGTTAAGGTGGGGATGGAGGCCTGGAACCAGTCATTCGGAGCAACCTGTAAGGTCAGGCTAATCCATATCCTTAAAAACCTCCACACCGCCGAGATCAAAATCTACTCCGACGCGTCGAGGGAGTTCATTGAGCTATTGGATGGTGACCCTGAGGGTGAGGTGCTGCGGGAGTATGTGCAGCAGTCGCCACGGCTCGTGGAGCTGGCTGAGGCATGGCGATTGCATAGGGAGAAGCCAGGGATGGCTTACATACTTTCGCTCTTTGCTACTGTCTTAGGACACCCTGGCGGTAAGTTGCGGCGGCATGGTTTGGTTAAGAAGAGCCTGGATGGAGTTGCTAGGATGATACTGGAGGATAAGGAGAAGATGGGCGACATGTATCTGGAGCTGAACAGTGGTGAGTTCCGGAGGCAGAATGCTGCGCTTGATTTGCTGGCTGCAATTGTTAGGCGTGGTGGAGGGTTGGCGTCGGAGATTGCTAAGAGCTTTGATTTCAAGATGGCTGTTTTGCCGCAGCTCTCGGGGGTGCGGAAGAAGAGAGGTGGCAGAGATGGGGGGAATCAGAAGAAGGGAACTGATTTCGGATCCACAAGGCAATCGTTTGTTGGGTTTGCCATGTCATTCTTGGAGGTTGGGAACCCGAGGATGCTAAGATGGATCCTTCAACAAAGGGAGCTCTATTCAGGGGTTCTTCGTGGGATCGGAGACGATGATACTGATACCATTGTCTATATCCTCTCAACGTTGCGGAATAATGTCTTGGTAGATGAGTCACTTGTCCCACCAGGGCTCCGGAGTGTCCTTTTTGGTAGTGCCACACTGGAACAACTGAGCTTGATATCTGGGAATTTGGATGCGGGGGAGGCAGCTGACATTGCTCATGAGGTGTTAATCATGGTGTGTACTGATCCAAAAAATGGACTGATGCCAAGCTCAAACCTGAGAGGTAACCAGAAACGTCTGCTGGATCTCATGAAGAAGTTGAAAGCTACTGAGGTCGTTCACCACAAGAATTTGTTGCTGGCTATTGTGAGTAAGAGTTTGTCTCTTTGTTCAGCGTACATGAATGAATTCCCTTACAGCATTGAACCACGCCCATCCTCCTCATG GTTTTCTGCCATATCCCTAGCAGCGGACATGATATCTTCAGTAAACTGTAATGGCATCTTTCAAAATCTTTTGTCCACTTCACATGATCTGGTATCTGTTGATGATGAGCAAGTGCAAGTACTGTTGAAGTGCATTGTGCCCAATATGTGCACTCGAGCAGTGATAAACAGGGGGCTTCTGCATTCTGATGATCTTGTAAAGCACGGTGCTCTGAGACTTGTTTTTGAATCAGTCAACCTTCTGTGCGATGTAATTGAAGTAATCAATGACATAGTATCAAATGCTAGGGTAAAGTCAGAACATGATAATTCAACAAAAGTGACAGTCAAAATAGACGGTTTTCCAGGATTAAGCTGTTGTACTTCAGCAGATGCATCCATTGTACATGAGGTTCTACATGGAGACAAAATGCACGTCGATAGGTGGATAACTCTGAGAGAATATATTCAAGATGTAGTTCGTGGAGCTATACCTGATCCGCAGGTTCTTCTCAAGCTACTCTCTTCTGCTAGTCAGAAGCATCAAAATTATTCTCAGAGTAAACAAAAGAAACATGCACAGCTTGAGCCTCCTCGAAAGAAAAGGAGACGTGGAGCCACAGATGAGGATGCTGATATTATTATTGGCGGGATTGATGTTGAGTTGTCTAGGGATGAGCCTGAAGAGCAAGAGATGGACTTGGCAAATGATCATACTACTATTCTGTGTGAGATATGGGGTCTAAATAAGCAAGATCCAAAGATCAAAGATGCAAAAGTGGTTGGAGATGTTTTCCACTCAAAGTTGCTTGATGTTCTCAGGTTCTATCTG AGGGTAATGCCTAGCTCTTTTGATGGATCATTTGACTTCTTCAAGGTTATGCCGCCTAATCCTTTGGATCTGTCCATGGATGAACAGCAGTCCCTTTTATCTCTTTTAGTTGAGTATTCAGGTCAATCTGATGGATATTGGTGCCCAGAAAAAGTTCCAGAATCTATGTACAAGTATTTGCAACCTCTGATTGACATTATGTTGCATTCGCAAGTTAAGAGCATCTGTGATAAAGCATATATTTTAGTTAAAGCTGCTCTGGCGAGTTCTGGCGCTTTTGATCAGAACATTGCAGAGATTGATGCATGGTTGGCTTTCTTGCCGTGTTACAAGGCCAAAGTTTGTGAAAGAGAGGGCTTAGGAGTTGAAGCATCTAATAGACTGTCACACATTGTGACCCCTTTCCTTTGTGATGCCATTTCAGTAGTTGGGAACAATCTGTACAAATACCAAGAGCATATCCGTAAGCTTATCTCTAAATTTAACCAGTTTGAAG GCTATTCTCCATCTTTCAGTCCTTTGATTGTTTGTGTTCTCCAGAAATGTCTTAGGCTACTAGACTCGGAGTCTGCAAGTGTGAAATTACATGAGAAGTCTATAATTTCATTATATGTGTGCAACACAGTCTACCTTATTATGCAGTCACAG GTAGATGTGCTTTTATTGCCTGATCTTGTAGGCACCATCCTAAATGAGAGACTCGGTAAATTTTCATCAGAGGAAATAAATTCTAGGATTTGTTTTGCTGAATGGAGGCCACTGATGTATTTGTTGCATATCTTGAGGAGTATTTCTGACCAAAAGAGTTCTAGTTTGTTCAGCACCCTTGAGCATTCGTCTGAAGTTTATGCAAATTCTTTGTGTTCTGTAACTAGAACAATTGAGGAAATGTCAAATCAGCAACCCACCAATTTACCAGATGATATAGCAACATCATTCTTATATTCAGTCATATGTGCACCACCAGATGATGTTATCAGTAGCTTTCCGAAGCTTCTTCATGTTCTGAAGACACATTTTCCTTCTAATCTGCCGTTCTTGTCATCAGTTCTTTTTCTGCAACATGATTATCTAGCTAAGGTTGCTAGTTATTGCCCAGACATGTTCTTCAGCAGTCTCAGGCAGATCAAGGGAAATCTTGATGTTGATAGTGTCAATATTGTTGAGGACAAATGGGGAAAGCACTCAACTTGTTCAGAATCAGCTGTGATAAGTACTTTTCTAAATGTGACTCCATTTTGTGCACTCTTACCATCAGTATTAAGCCTCGCATTTTCAGCACCAGATGAAATCACAAAGGCACATCCATTACTTCAAGATGAGCTTGTACATCTTCTTCAAGCTAAGATTTCTGAAAGCCCATTAAGTGAGTTGACAATTTTCTTGAGAGTCGTCTTATTTTGGAGCCATCACTTGCTGTCATCATACACTGTGAAGTGTTCAGATATTCTTGCACAGTTGTGTGGTGTTTGCTTCTCTCTTATTGACAGCATCTTCGAGCGCATTCGAGTTTTGACTGCTGATACTGCTAACTCAAAATCTTCAGTGGCATTCTATCCAGTTGAATGTCTTAATGGCATTGTTGAGTCTGTTGTCCAGCATCCTATAATTGGCCTGTCTTTGTCATGCTCTTTATCCAATTTTCAAGACTTAGCAGATGGGAGTGTGGAATATGTGAAAGAAGATTTTGCTAGTTTTTCTAAGGAAAAGCTACACCTTGCTGATAGTTTTGTTTTAAATCTTCTGAGTAATCTATATGGCCTTGTATTATTAGCTGGTAGTTTTGGAGCTAACTACTCTAATAATGATGATCAATCCCTTGAGTCACTGTTTGGCCCTCCGAAGCTACTGCTTGAGAGAATACTACTGTTGTTCAAGGAGAAGTTTGAACTCTGCATGGAGAAAAGGAACTTTGGACTGTTTTTGCCAAATTTTTACATGTTCCGTACACTGGCAAAATTTGTATCTCCTGTCAGACTCCTGGAACTTGCAAACTGGATGTTCTCAACGTTTGAAGGTTTCAGTTCCAGTTCACCTGCATATGCTCCCGCTGCATTTTGTTGTCTATACACTGCCGATATTGCCTTCGAAATGCTATATGACTATTTACAACAAATTGATCAGAGATCAGGACCCTGTCGATTATGGGGCTTGGAGATTCATAATTGTGATATTGCCACCATTCAGCAAGTTTATAATATCATTCTTCATTTTGCTACTAAATTGAATCTTGAATTTGCTGATCTTTGCTTGCTGAAGATGTTAATTCGTATCCACCATACAGAAATATCTGCAGTTAGGAACACTGATTATATTGCATTACACATGATGTTATCAACAATGGTGGCCAACACTCCCATTGACATTCTTCATCACTGCATGTTTCCCACATCTAAGGTTAAAGCTAAAGCTATACAGTTGCTTTTGGGAGCAAATCCTATGCACATGCGCCTTTTTGGAAAATTGCTCACGGATATTCTGAAAAAAGACACTTCTGTTATGCAAGTCGTGGGTTCCGATTCTAATGCTTCATGGACTCATGAGGATAGTTTTATACTTTTGTTGCCTGCTGCCTTATCATTCATAGAGCATCATAGTGGTGGCAATAGACAGTGTGTTGACTTCCTTGAGCCAGTTCCAGTCTTCTATCGTGAAATTCTTTTGAGTGATAATGGCTTCCCATGTTGGAAAAGTTTTGTTACTAGAAGTATTTTTGAGGAAGATTTTAGTGACTTTAGACACACATCAGTTGAAGATATAATGAATTATTTCGGTGACACTCTCTTGGGGAAGTCAATAACTATGCTACGGTATTATTTCTATTCGAAAGAGATACCTCGGAAGCAACGATTAAAGATAATTGCTTCAATTTGCCCACAATCATCTGAGCTCTTAGATTCTGACATCAGTTTTGTTACTCCTGTTTCATGCAACGGTATTATGAAGCTTACTAGTGAGTTATTTGCAAAGATATCACTGATTAGGATGTTGTTATCTCCTCCTAGAGGATCGTTGAACAATGAAATAGCCCCAGAGAAGGAGTCCAAGCGAGTCAACAATGCAAAGCTGAGTTTTATAAGCATATTGGTCAGAACGTTGGATAAAATATTCAGGAATTTCCCTCATAGTGATGGCATCTTACTTTCCTCTCCTGAGGAACAAAATGTCGTCAGTTGTTTGGAGTATGCAATCCTCAAGAACATTGTTGAGTTGTCTTCGGAGATTCAGTCACATCTGAACCAGTTGAAGCCAATACCTTTCCTCAACCAATTGATCAGATCATCCCTCTTACATAGATTCAGTGATCCTGTTGTAATAAAAGCAATCCGATGCATACTTGTTGTATTATCTGAAGGGAAGTTTCCTGCTGACGAAATTCTTGAACTCATACTGGGTCACTCCCATTTTGTGTCGACAATAACCTGCAGTGGAGTTTCCGAGTGCCCATCTGCTTGTAATCCCACTGGGGGCCTGCTTCAGCCAGCACCAAGTATTTTAAAATCAGTTGATTCtgcttttgcaaaagaaaacaagTTCCAAGACTGCATTCCAGAAAGGAGGAAAGTAGAAATCATCAGGTTACTCAGGGTACTGTATGATATTAAGAGTAGGCAACATAACAGTAGCCTATTGGATGAATCAAGGGAGCTTGGTTTCTTGCTTTTATCTGTTTATGGTGCAACTCTTAGTGAAACAGATCTAGAGATACTTCACCTTATGAATGAGATAGAGTCATCTGAGTGCAAAGCCATTACTGATGTGGATCATCTTTGGGGAAAGGCAGCTGTGAAATTTAGAGAAGAACTGAAGCTAGAATTTTCAGCATCTGATACGCACAAAATGGAAAATGCGGAAATTAGTGATAGGCGAAGGTCGCTATTCCGCGAGAACATACCCATTGATTCTAAGCTCTGTGTCATGACTGCCTTACAATTTTGCTATAGAAGATCTTCAAGAGCTTCTATTTTTTCACTGGAACAGCTTCAGCAAGATAATTTTGGCGATATTTTCAAG GCAACATCTCAAAGCATGGATGCGGTTCGGATTTATGATCCTGTGTTTATCTTGCGCTTCTCAATCCATACTCTTCTGATGGGCTATATTGAACCTGTTGAATTTTCCCGACTAGGGCTACTTGCAATAACATTAGTTAGCATATCATCTCCCGATGAAGACTTAAGGAAGCTGGGTTATGAATCTCTAGGAACATTCAAAAAATCATTGGAG GCTTCTCAGAAAAGCAAGGAAACATGGCAGCTCCAGCTTCTTTTGACATATCTACAGAATGGGATATCTGAACAATGGCAGAGGATACCTTCTGTTATTGCTATTTTTGCCGCAGAAGCATCTTTGACACTACTTGATAGCTCTCATACTCAGTTTGCTACAATTAGTAAGTTTTTGATGCATTCTGCCTCTGTCAACCTTCAG AGCATTCCATTATTTCCAGCATTGTTAAGGAGTAATGCTGTGCATTTCAAATCTGACCGCTTGTGGATGCTTCAGTTGTTATATGCTGGATCAAACCTAGCAGATGATGCTAAGATATACAAAAGAGGAGGTGTTTTAGAGCTTGCTCTTTCCTATGGTTCTTCGGCTGTTTCAGATTCTGAAACAAAGCTTTTAACCCTCCAG GTGCTAAAGAAGTGTGTAAAACTTCCCGTTCTGGCTCATCATTTAACAAAAGACTCTGGCCTTCTGTTGTGGTTATCCTCTGTAATCTCATCTCATGTCGAAGGGCTGGACAGTGTAAAAAACTCCTATTCTTCTACAGTAATTGGGTCAGCGTTGGAG GTAGTGAATGATTTGACATCATCAAGATTAATTGCAGAATGGCTCCAAGAAACCGCCCTTGAGCAACTCTCAAGAATATCTAAATACCTTTATGTCCTTGTTGAAGATATGAAATTGTTGAAAGGAAATGTTCCATTGCTAACTTCAGTGCTAAATGTGATTGCATCAACGATGAGGTTGTCTATGAAAAGGAAGATTTACCAACCACATTTCTCTTTATCCCTCCATGGCATACATAAATTGTGCCGAACTATTGGTAGCATCTCAAGAAGCATAGAAGTTAAGCTTGCAATGCAACTTGGCATTGATGTCATTCTTATGAATGGTCCTCTGCCAGTTTTGTCTGAAATG GATAAGTCGATGACAGCAACTGTTGTTTCATGGGCAACTTCTAACATCTTCTGGTTGTATGATGAACAAAGATCTGTACTGAAAATGCCACATGAAGAGCCACTAAAAAACGAGTGCCTACTTTCTAAGATGCTGCGCTGGTTAGTGGCTTCCATAATTCTTGGGAAAATCTCCTGCATCTCTCATGAAAAGTGTGGAGACCTTACAAGGGATGCCAACAATTTTGGATCTCTTGAATCTTTCTTGAACTATACATATGATGAAAAGGTTGAAACTGTTGGCAGTCACAGTGCAGATGAGGCACTAGCTATAATTATACTGTACCTGCAAAAACATCTGAAAATGAACCGAGATTTTTTGCCATCTGTGGTGGCTGCTCTTTGCTTGTTGCTTCTTGACAGATCCAATAAACAAG CAGCTATCAGAAACTTCATTGGCGGTTATGGACAAATCGAAATGCGGTGCTCACAGATACAATGTCCAGCTGAAGCTAATCCTGCATGGAGATG GCATTATTATCAACCTTGGAAGGATCCTGCTATGCATCGCAATGAGGCAGAGCACCTAGAAGAAGAGCAGGCCTGCCAAAGCCTCCTGGTTATGTTTTCTAACAGCTTCAGTGCTGGGCTTTCAGGTTTTCCTGTGTTGTCACTTGGTGATGTTGAGAAGTCTGGCCTATTTCAGTGGGAAAGAGATTCCATACTTAAATAG